The Cryptosporangium minutisporangium genome includes a region encoding these proteins:
- a CDS encoding enoyl-CoA hydratase/isomerase family protein, with translation MTWADSTDEWVVPQLRRDRQGVLTVVVGPLGRFGDTTVRTLEKLARIGADLTGDVRVVVLELAGSSSQSDPSTTGSVSARLASLSDEERDSVLASYQAAVGWLRRADVVSVATARGPLAGVAVELALCCDLRLVATDASFALTGGRSEAAPVLGTTGRLVDLVGAGRATELCLTGRRVGAAEAERLGLASRAVPEAELTAVTDAFVADLLSADRAALAETKALLAGAPQRTPCEQAAAERESFARRLDDRYATTD, from the coding sequence GTGACCTGGGCGGACAGTACTGACGAGTGGGTTGTGCCGCAGCTGCGGCGCGACCGGCAGGGGGTACTCACCGTCGTCGTCGGGCCGCTCGGTCGGTTCGGCGACACAACGGTGCGGACGCTGGAGAAACTCGCTCGGATCGGAGCGGATCTGACCGGTGACGTTCGGGTGGTCGTGCTCGAACTCGCCGGGTCGAGTTCCCAGAGTGATCCGAGCACTACGGGCAGTGTCTCGGCTCGGCTGGCGTCGCTCTCGGACGAGGAGCGGGATTCCGTACTGGCCTCCTACCAGGCCGCGGTGGGGTGGCTCCGCCGGGCGGACGTCGTCTCGGTGGCCACCGCACGGGGTCCGCTGGCCGGCGTCGCCGTCGAACTCGCGCTCTGCTGCGACCTACGGCTGGTCGCTACCGACGCGTCGTTCGCGCTGACCGGGGGGCGCAGCGAAGCGGCGCCGGTCCTCGGAACCACCGGCCGCCTGGTCGACCTGGTCGGTGCCGGGCGCGCGACCGAACTGTGCCTGACCGGTCGGCGGGTCGGTGCGGCCGAGGCCGAGCGGCTCGGGCTGGCGTCCCGGGCGGTGCCGGAGGCCGAGCTGACCGCGGTCACCGACGCGTTCGTCGCCGACCTGCTCTCCGCCGACCGCGCGGCGCTCGCCGAGACCAAGGCGCTGCTCGCCGGAGCACCGCAGCGAACCCCATGCGAACAGGCAGCCGCGGAACGCGAGTCGTTCGCCCGCCGCCTCGACGACCGCTACGCGACCACGGACTGA
- a CDS encoding exodeoxyribonuclease III, protein MRLATWNVNSVTARLPRLLDWLATTKPDVVCLQEIKCSAEAFPAAAVAELGYETAAHGDGRWNGVALLSKVGLDAVTRGLVDQPGFPDPEPRAIGATCGGVRIWSVYVPNGREPGHAHYAYKLAWLTALRNTVAAELGPAPFVVAGDFNVAPTDDDVWDPAAFVGATHVTPPEREALASLREAGLVDVVPRPLKYDHPFTYWDYRAGAFPKNLGMRIDLFYADAALAATVSDAYVDRDARKGKTPSDHAPIVVDVAQSVVA, encoded by the coding sequence GTGCGCCTGGCGACTTGGAACGTGAACTCGGTGACTGCGCGGCTCCCGCGGCTGCTCGACTGGCTCGCGACCACGAAGCCGGACGTCGTCTGCCTGCAGGAGATCAAGTGCAGCGCCGAGGCGTTCCCGGCCGCAGCGGTGGCCGAGCTCGGTTACGAGACCGCGGCCCACGGCGACGGACGCTGGAACGGGGTCGCGCTGCTCTCCAAGGTGGGCCTGGACGCGGTGACCCGCGGGCTGGTCGACCAACCCGGCTTCCCCGACCCGGAACCTCGGGCCATCGGCGCGACCTGCGGCGGCGTCCGGATCTGGTCGGTCTACGTGCCGAACGGCCGCGAGCCAGGCCACGCGCACTACGCCTACAAGCTGGCGTGGCTGACGGCGCTGCGGAACACCGTCGCCGCCGAGTTGGGGCCGGCGCCGTTCGTCGTCGCGGGCGATTTCAACGTGGCCCCCACCGACGACGACGTCTGGGACCCGGCCGCGTTCGTCGGCGCCACGCACGTCACGCCGCCCGAGCGGGAGGCGCTGGCCTCGCTGCGCGAGGCCGGTCTGGTCGACGTCGTGCCGCGACCGCTGAAGTACGACCACCCGTTCACGTACTGGGACTACCGCGCGGGAGCGTTCCCGAAGAACCTCGGCATGCGCATCGACCTGTTCTATGCCGACGCCGCCCTCGCGGCCACCGTCAGCGACGCCTACGTCGACCGGGACGCCCGCAAGGGCAAGACTCCCTCCGACCACGCGCCGATCGTGGTCGACGTCGCTCAGTCCGTGGTCGCGTAG
- a CDS encoding bifunctional polysaccharide deacetylase/glycosyltransferase family 2 protein, whose protein sequence is MPRSARRTPSPHDQRRGERRTRGRVPVVIVLLVFLCAVLFLNAIATASVGASSTVHEAGSAKNVPSEITGGGPVIDTTQGRTTASFAMKANTIALTFDDGPDPTWTPKILDVLKKHDVDATFFLVGARITEDPSMTRRVHDEGNEVGIHTFTHADMSTIGAWQRRLQYSATQMAVVGATGDTTSLLRFPYSSTAAAIDDTYWPIITEAGSLNYVTVVADVDGEDWARPGVDEIVENATPEEGKGAVVLMHDAGGDRKQTVEALDVYIPKMKALGYTFTTLSEGIDFGDGSTATVHRSATTSELLRGKAVLYGIWLAHEFVLWCAYLLIVVGVLTIARLLLMLLLTWRHLARQRRQRRRGGSPPVTLPVSVVVPAYNESAGIEAAVRSLVASEYVGRTADGAPAPVEVVVVDDGSTDGTANLVEALGLPGVRIIRVENGGKARALNIGAAATTHPIVVMVDGDTLFEPSSIGALAQPFADAGVGAVAGNVKVGNRRSLLGRWQHMEYVTGFAVDRRAYEIMRCMPTVPGAIGAFRREALEQVGGVSDDTLAEDTDLTMALSRAGWRVVYQDQARAWTETPATMSQLATQRYRWTYGTMQAMWKHRGAFFDRGPSGRFGRVGLPFLALFGVVLPLLAPLIDVFLIYGLLFYDAALTVLGWLGMLAVQLVIAVIAFRLDKEPLRPLWAFPLQQIVYRQLMYVVLIQSVATALTGARLRWQKLRRTGDISTAR, encoded by the coding sequence ATGCCCCGGTCCGCCCGCCGCACGCCCAGCCCGCACGACCAGCGCCGTGGCGAACGGCGGACGCGCGGCCGGGTGCCGGTCGTCATCGTCCTTCTGGTCTTTCTGTGTGCCGTGCTCTTTCTCAACGCGATCGCCACGGCGTCCGTCGGCGCGTCCAGCACCGTGCACGAGGCCGGGAGCGCGAAGAACGTCCCGTCGGAGATCACCGGCGGCGGGCCGGTGATCGACACGACACAGGGCCGCACCACCGCGTCGTTCGCGATGAAGGCCAACACGATCGCGCTGACGTTCGACGACGGCCCCGATCCGACCTGGACCCCGAAGATCCTCGACGTGCTGAAGAAGCATGACGTCGACGCGACGTTCTTTCTGGTCGGCGCTCGCATCACCGAGGACCCGTCGATGACCAGGCGGGTCCACGACGAGGGCAACGAGGTCGGCATCCACACGTTCACCCACGCCGACATGTCCACGATCGGTGCCTGGCAACGTCGTCTGCAGTACTCCGCGACGCAGATGGCGGTGGTCGGCGCGACCGGCGACACGACGTCGCTGCTGCGCTTCCCGTACTCCTCGACTGCCGCCGCGATCGACGACACCTACTGGCCGATCATCACCGAGGCCGGCTCGCTCAACTACGTCACGGTGGTCGCGGACGTCGACGGCGAGGACTGGGCGCGCCCGGGCGTCGACGAGATCGTCGAGAACGCCACCCCCGAGGAGGGGAAGGGCGCCGTCGTGCTCATGCACGACGCGGGCGGCGACCGGAAGCAGACCGTCGAGGCGCTCGACGTCTACATCCCGAAGATGAAGGCGCTGGGCTACACGTTCACGACGCTGTCGGAGGGCATCGACTTCGGCGACGGCAGCACCGCCACCGTCCACCGCTCCGCGACCACCAGCGAACTGCTGCGGGGAAAGGCCGTGCTCTACGGCATCTGGCTGGCTCACGAATTCGTGCTGTGGTGCGCGTACCTGCTGATCGTCGTCGGGGTCCTCACGATCGCCCGGCTCCTGCTGATGCTGCTGCTGACCTGGCGGCACCTCGCCCGGCAGCGCAGACAGCGCCGACGCGGTGGCTCGCCGCCGGTCACGCTCCCGGTCTCGGTCGTCGTGCCCGCGTACAACGAGAGCGCGGGCATCGAGGCCGCGGTCCGATCCCTGGTCGCCAGCGAGTACGTGGGACGGACGGCGGACGGAGCACCGGCGCCGGTGGAGGTCGTGGTCGTGGACGACGGGTCGACCGACGGCACCGCGAACCTCGTCGAGGCGCTCGGCCTGCCCGGGGTCCGGATCATCCGGGTGGAGAACGGGGGGAAGGCCCGCGCGCTGAACATCGGCGCGGCCGCCACCACGCACCCGATCGTCGTCATGGTGGACGGGGACACGCTGTTCGAGCCGAGTTCGATCGGCGCGCTGGCCCAGCCGTTCGCCGACGCCGGAGTCGGTGCGGTGGCCGGCAACGTCAAGGTCGGGAACCGGCGCAGCCTGCTCGGGCGCTGGCAGCACATGGAGTACGTCACCGGCTTCGCGGTGGACCGGCGCGCGTACGAGATCATGCGCTGCATGCCGACCGTGCCGGGCGCGATCGGAGCGTTCCGGCGGGAGGCGCTGGAGCAGGTGGGCGGCGTCAGCGACGACACGCTCGCCGAGGACACCGACCTGACGATGGCGCTGAGCCGGGCCGGGTGGCGCGTCGTCTACCAGGATCAGGCGCGGGCCTGGACCGAGACGCCGGCCACGATGAGCCAGCTCGCCACCCAGCGGTACCGGTGGACGTACGGGACGATGCAAGCGATGTGGAAGCACCGCGGCGCGTTCTTCGACCGCGGGCCGTCCGGCCGGTTCGGACGCGTCGGGCTGCCGTTCTTGGCGCTGTTCGGCGTGGTCCTGCCGTTGCTCGCGCCGCTGATCGACGTCTTCCTCATCTACGGGCTGCTGTTCTACGACGCCGCGCTGACCGTGCTGGGCTGGCTGGGGATGCTCGCGGTGCAGCTGGTCATCGCCGTGATCGCGTTCCGGCTGGACAAGGAGCCGCTGCGGCCACTGTGGGCGTTCCCGCTGCAGCAGATCGTCTACCGGCAGCTGATGTACGTCGTGCTGATCCAGTCGGTGGCCACGGCCCTGACCGGCGCACGCCTCCGCTGGCAAAAACTCCGCCGCACCGGGGACATCAGCACGGCCCGCTGA
- a CDS encoding class I SAM-dependent methyltransferase, whose protein sequence is MDGYAAAAQYYDLLHTERSAARTQALLAAVGADVRHGILDLGAGTGSVLAALGAQTPDVPIIAVEPSVGMRTALYARLAAAPGLRARTTVLPETAERLALGEFADLAVCLDTSPAFPPPYRPDIWERVRNALVPGGVFLLDEPHLTEPIAQEPREFGRVAVGTHTVVGSVRGESAGQRQWWEYRYTVLDGEGEVVSVEETEFYTWPVMPEELRAELADAGFVVKDDIPYDGGQIIQARR, encoded by the coding sequence GTGGACGGTTACGCGGCTGCGGCGCAGTACTACGACCTGCTGCACACCGAGCGGTCGGCCGCCCGGACGCAGGCACTACTCGCGGCCGTCGGAGCCGACGTCCGGCACGGCATCCTCGACCTCGGGGCCGGCACCGGCTCGGTGCTCGCGGCACTCGGGGCCCAGACCCCCGACGTGCCGATCATCGCGGTCGAACCCTCGGTGGGGATGCGGACCGCGCTCTATGCCCGCCTGGCCGCGGCTCCGGGTCTCCGGGCACGCACCACCGTGCTGCCGGAGACCGCCGAGCGGCTGGCGCTCGGCGAGTTCGCGGACCTCGCGGTGTGCCTCGACACCAGCCCGGCGTTCCCGCCGCCGTACCGCCCGGACATCTGGGAGCGGGTGCGCAACGCGCTCGTCCCCGGCGGGGTGTTCCTGCTGGACGAGCCGCACCTCACCGAGCCGATCGCGCAGGAGCCGCGCGAGTTCGGCCGGGTCGCCGTGGGCACGCACACGGTCGTCGGGTCGGTGCGCGGCGAATCCGCCGGCCAGCGGCAGTGGTGGGAGTACCGCTACACGGTGCTGGACGGGGAGGGCGAGGTGGTCTCGGTGGAGGAGACCGAGTTCTACACCTGGCCGGTTATGCCCGAGGAACTGCGTGCCGAGCTGGCCGACGCCGGCTTCGTCGTCAAAGACGACATCCCGTACGACGGCGGCCAAATAATCCAGGCTCGCCGGTAG
- a CDS encoding ABC transporter ATP-binding protein, whose protein sequence is MQLMRTMRRGGPETQRKLPPGTAKRILSFAGPYRRDITVFLATTVVSAVIAVLTPVLAGRVVDAIGRGGPRSAVVTVALVIAGLAVVDTVLSMVGRWFSSRIGEGIILSLRSQVFAHVQRMPVAFFSRTQTGALVSRLNNDVIGAQRAFTSTLSGVVSNVIALVLTLAVMLTLSWQITAAALVLLPIFVLPARRVGRRLAGITREAAELNASMNTTMTERFNVAGAVLVKLFGRPEEEEEAFTRRAARVRDVGILSAVYSRAFFAALTLVAALATALVYGVGGWLALAGSLSAGTVVSLALLLTRLYGPLTALSNVQLDVASALVSFDRVFEVLDLPPMITEKPGAVPIPPGARSVEFRNVSFSYPAADEVSLASLEEVAVLDSSPRTRVLHDVDFTAQPGQLVALVGPSGAGKTTISQLVPRLYDVDSGAVLIGGVDVRDATTASLRDAVGVVTQEAHLFHDTIRANLLFARPGASDEELWDALRRARIEPLVRSLPDRLDTVVGERGHRLSGGEKQRLAIARLLLKAPGVVILDEATAHLDSDSERAVQQALDEALADRTAIVIAHRLSTVRDADLILVVENGHIVERGTHSALLAARGLYASLYETQFAPTAA, encoded by the coding sequence ATGCAGTTGATGCGCACGATGCGCCGTGGGGGCCCCGAGACGCAGCGGAAGCTCCCGCCCGGGACGGCGAAGCGCATCCTGTCCTTCGCCGGCCCGTACCGCCGGGACATCACGGTGTTCCTGGCGACGACCGTGGTGTCGGCGGTGATCGCGGTGCTGACGCCGGTGCTGGCCGGGCGGGTCGTGGACGCGATCGGCCGGGGCGGCCCGCGGAGTGCGGTGGTCACGGTGGCGCTGGTGATCGCCGGGTTGGCCGTGGTCGACACCGTGCTCTCGATGGTCGGACGCTGGTTCTCGTCCCGGATCGGTGAGGGCATCATCCTGTCGCTGCGCAGCCAGGTCTTCGCGCACGTCCAGCGCATGCCGGTCGCGTTCTTCAGCCGGACGCAGACCGGCGCGCTGGTCAGCCGGTTGAACAACGACGTGATCGGGGCACAGCGCGCGTTCACCTCGACGCTGTCCGGAGTGGTCTCGAACGTCATCGCGCTGGTGCTCACGCTCGCGGTGATGTTGACGCTGTCCTGGCAGATCACCGCCGCCGCGCTCGTCCTGCTGCCGATCTTCGTACTGCCTGCCCGGCGGGTCGGACGGCGGCTCGCCGGGATCACCCGGGAGGCGGCCGAGCTCAACGCCTCGATGAACACGACGATGACCGAGCGGTTCAACGTCGCGGGTGCGGTGCTGGTCAAGCTGTTCGGACGGCCGGAGGAAGAGGAAGAGGCGTTCACCCGGCGCGCGGCCAGGGTCCGTGACGTCGGCATCCTCTCCGCGGTCTACTCACGGGCGTTCTTCGCCGCGCTGACGTTGGTCGCGGCGCTGGCGACCGCGCTGGTCTACGGCGTCGGCGGCTGGCTGGCGCTGGCCGGAAGCCTGTCCGCAGGAACGGTCGTCAGCCTGGCGCTGCTGCTCACCCGGCTCTACGGACCGCTGACCGCGCTCTCCAACGTCCAACTCGACGTCGCCAGCGCCCTGGTCAGCTTCGACCGGGTCTTCGAGGTGCTCGACCTGCCGCCGATGATCACCGAGAAGCCCGGCGCGGTCCCGATACCCCCGGGGGCGCGCAGCGTCGAGTTCCGGAACGTCTCGTTCAGCTACCCGGCCGCGGACGAGGTCTCGCTCGCCTCGCTGGAGGAGGTCGCGGTGCTGGACAGCAGCCCGCGGACGCGGGTGCTGCACGACGTCGACTTCACAGCGCAGCCGGGCCAGCTCGTCGCACTGGTCGGACCCTCCGGGGCCGGCAAGACGACGATCAGCCAGCTGGTACCGCGGCTGTACGACGTGGACTCCGGCGCGGTGCTGATCGGCGGCGTCGACGTCCGGGACGCGACCACCGCGTCGTTGCGGGACGCCGTCGGCGTCGTCACCCAGGAGGCGCACCTCTTCCACGACACGATCCGCGCGAACCTGCTGTTCGCCCGGCCCGGTGCGTCCGACGAGGAGCTGTGGGACGCGCTCCGCCGAGCCCGGATCGAGCCGCTGGTCCGGTCGCTGCCGGATCGGCTGGACACGGTCGTGGGGGAGCGCGGGCACCGGCTCTCCGGCGGGGAGAAGCAGCGGCTGGCGATCGCTCGGCTCCTGCTGAAGGCGCCGGGGGTGGTGATCCTCGACGAGGCGACCGCGCACCTGGATTCGGACTCCGAGCGGGCGGTGCAGCAGGCGCTGGACGAGGCGCTGGCGGATCGGACCGCGATCGTGATCGCGCACCGGCTCTCCACGGTCCGGGACGCCGACCTGATCCTCGTCGTCGAGAACGGCCACATCGTCGAGCGCGGCACCCACTCCGCACTCCTGGCGGCGCGCGGCCTCTACGCGTCCCTATACGAAACCCAGTTCGCCCCCACCGCCGCCTGA
- a CDS encoding peptidoglycan-binding domain-containing protein, which produces MTTLPMARRLRTFGAALTLSVLAGVGAAPVAAAAAAAPVKTPVAPAKLPAAIESLTPYVPQSSCEWVDKPGAIAFGALLKATYPGTSYGVTRSCTGTMASEHYDGRAVDWMTSIRKPAQAAQATAVLNWLFATDAAGNENANARRLGVMYIIWDGKIWGSYNATWKPYSTCASHPEASWDTTCHRDHVHFSLSWAGAMKRTSFWTGAVAANDYGPCRTADLNYAAPYQAPNKTKCTSYPTLKAAAGSSAAYAGLVKFSGAQLQNGAGGNAVKALQTALGVPADGAFGPKTGAAITAFKTARGLPGTAVVDAATWRALLAALKPAATAGAPKPATKPATKPATKPTTTKPATTTKPTNPLTQYRNTVLKYGSKGAAVTALQRRLKLPTVTGTFATKTQNAVKIFQRTHHLKVTGVVDRTTWTALGA; this is translated from the coding sequence GTGACGACGCTCCCGATGGCCCGCCGCCTCCGTACCTTCGGCGCCGCTCTGACCCTATCCGTGCTCGCCGGCGTCGGCGCCGCTCCGGTGGCGGCCGCTGCGGCGGCGGCCCCGGTCAAGACTCCGGTCGCCCCGGCGAAGCTGCCCGCCGCGATCGAGTCGCTGACCCCCTACGTCCCCCAGAGCTCCTGCGAGTGGGTCGACAAGCCCGGCGCTATCGCGTTCGGCGCGCTCCTGAAAGCCACCTACCCCGGCACGTCCTACGGCGTCACCCGGTCCTGCACCGGCACGATGGCCAGCGAGCACTACGACGGCCGGGCCGTCGACTGGATGACCTCGATCCGTAAGCCGGCTCAGGCCGCGCAGGCCACGGCCGTACTGAACTGGCTCTTCGCCACGGACGCCGCGGGCAACGAGAACGCCAACGCCCGCCGGCTCGGCGTCATGTACATCATCTGGGACGGCAAGATCTGGGGCAGCTACAACGCGACGTGGAAGCCGTACTCCACCTGCGCGTCGCACCCGGAGGCGAGCTGGGACACCACCTGCCACCGCGACCACGTGCACTTCAGCCTGAGCTGGGCCGGCGCGATGAAGCGGACGTCGTTCTGGACCGGCGCCGTGGCGGCGAACGACTACGGGCCGTGCCGCACCGCCGACCTCAACTACGCGGCGCCTTACCAGGCTCCGAACAAGACCAAGTGCACCTCGTACCCGACGCTCAAAGCCGCGGCCGGCTCCTCCGCCGCCTACGCGGGGCTGGTCAAGTTCTCCGGTGCGCAGCTGCAGAACGGCGCCGGTGGCAACGCGGTGAAGGCGCTGCAGACCGCGCTCGGCGTCCCGGCGGACGGTGCGTTCGGGCCGAAGACCGGTGCCGCGATCACCGCGTTCAAGACCGCGCGCGGCCTGCCGGGCACTGCGGTGGTCGACGCCGCGACCTGGCGTGCGCTGCTCGCCGCCCTCAAGCCGGCGGCGACGGCCGGCGCCCCGAAGCCGGCGACGAAACCGGCCACGAAGCCGGCGACCAAGCCCACCACCACGAAGCCCGCGACCACCACGAAGCCCACCAACCCGCTCACCCAGTACCGCAACACCGTGTTGAAGTACGGCTCCAAGGGTGCGGCGGTCACCGCGCTGCAGCGTCGACTCAAGCTGCCGACGGTCACCGGCACGTTCGCGACCAAGACCCAGAACGCGGTGAAGATCTTCCAGCGGACGCACCACCTGAAGGTCACCGGCGTCGTCGATCGCACGACCTGGACCGCCCTCGGCGCCTGA